In one window of Megalopta genalis isolate 19385.01 chromosome 4, iyMegGena1_principal, whole genome shotgun sequence DNA:
- the chico gene encoding insulin receptor substrate 1 chico isoform X4 → MSSGRGIVSPSGGPVVRCGHVKKLKTQKKKFFILRGEAPGFPACLEYHDSKKKFESGQPPKRSILLNGCFNINKRVGTKHKHVIALYTKDECFCLMLENEKELNEWLKDMLLLQSGDVPDGEQPRPIFEHVWQVIMQKKGLGERKNIYGPYRLCLTDRMLSLVKSGGADSSDTLDFPLVYIRRCGHMDRIFYMEVGRSAVTGGGELWMEAEDSNITHNMHAAILNAMTNSRNDKDDVGPQQRMRSSSATEASKPIFVQRRHAGQKFHNFSPLEEHRTHKEQVEAVQEQEQSNQTQSTSSCNTVTGPNGRDRCDSLPSRARTTSESHPTTVLSHPRSTHFVPHILRPHSMCGGKPLSYSPPITSMPISPASVACSTDSAGSSFSMDDGGENALEESAVSRYGHSLTPDEPVILEENGDDYAAWSISHSHNKYSPNFKSHSPSQQSSYIDMYSPCGSSPGRSGAYMQMNSGTGHSHSRGTSLIEESSTLPEGYVPMAPVGNNGYVDMDPSHSHNGHFPDDMSQHGGSSCSVTSGTPSTDLRFSEYHLDKVSSFLPPGDDLTRPVRAYSIGSRPEPSNRHRKNRLDITQQEASRVRAFSVGSRSKKPEIGRFANIINAAMLAGSDNPNSSKSNSAPLLSSSWGHNSGCSVNSERMEDLMELDFTKPSISTTFNSSPSSYSQSQSRSYSYSTANDTSSYVDMSPGQPPSSNIAPYVDMSRINKINRNNNNNTITANQNHSHIHISSSASTHKPIITTLKPVEEAEAPYVRMDGVVEDWSQSNTSPKQISSPMQEECVQSNGPPGVTRTAPVDLPRRPPVDYVDMNFKSRTILEQDYMNMDLSNRNNRKTTRTGSRKEKLRSQPIAIQAGNKPLKTPNFLPLNGSPESESLASTPASPPRATPTGSSATIFPFSLNSPQSPEKSFGHQKNNEESSALSMTIKNDRAIVESANRVNSVLVTEGSSLSKVINDRPSSPAGKDNRVISNLLSSQENMLYSLTKNFADLTVSKPRLITASPNTSPTLSGFKTTENAEKQPTSPKILEETPTPTPTATSSPLENENFDKLQSDATNLHYASLDLPETGSVAPVSPATQDSFNYAEIDFQKLKPN, encoded by the exons ATGTCTTCGGGCAGGGGTATAGTCTCCCCTTCAGGAGGTCCCGTTGTTCGCTGCGGACATGTAAAGAAACTAAAAACCCAAAAGAAGAAATTCTTCATTCTAAGAGGCGAGGCGCCAGGATTCCCCGCCTGCCTCGAATATCATGATAGCAAAAAGAAGTTCGAGAGCGGGCAACCGCCGAAGCGTAGCATCTTGCTAAACGGCTGTTTTAATATCAATAAACGCGTGGGCACCAAACATAAGCACGTTATCGCGTTGTACACGAAAGACGAATGCTTTTGCTTGATGCTCGAGAACGAAAAAGAGCTGAACGAATGGCTAAAGGACATGCTTTTACTTCAGAGCGGAGATGTGCCCGATGGAGAGCAACCACGGCCTATATTTG aaCATGTATGGCAAGTTATAATGCAGAAAAAAGGACTTGGTGAACGAAAGAATATTTATGGTCCCTATAGGCTATGTTTAACTGATCGAATGTTAAGTCTGGTGAAAAGTGGGGGAGCAGATAGTTCAGATACTCTTGATTTTCCT cTGGTTTATATCAGACGATGCGGGCATATGGATCGCATCTTCTATATGGAAGTAGGTCGTTCAGCAGTTACCGGTGGTGGAGAATTGTGGATGGAAGCTGAAGACAGCAATATTACACATAATATGCATGCTGCTATCCTGAATGCTATGACTAATTCTAGAAACGACAAAGATGATGTGGGACCACAGCAAAGGATGCGTAGCTCTTCAGCAACCGAGGCCAGCAAACCAATCTTTGTCCAACGGCGTCATGCTGGACAAAAGTTTCATAATTTTTCACCCTTGG AGGAACACAGGACGCACAAGGAGCAGGTGGAAGCAGTTCAGGAACAGGAGCAGTCTAATCAGACTCAGAGTACCTCTTCTTGCAATACAGTCACGG GTCCGAACGGTCGTGACAGATGCGACAGTTTGCCGTCGAGGGCCCGCACCACTAGCGAAAGTCATCCTACAACGGTACTGAGTCATCCTAGGAGTACTCATTTTGTACCTCACATACTGAGACCCCATTCGATGTGCGGGGGAAAACCTCTTTCCTATTCACCACCGATCACCTCGATGCCTATCAGTCCAGCTTCTGTGGCCTGTTCTACAGATTCTGCGGGGTCGTCCTTTTCGATGGACGATGGTGGCGAAAACGCTTTAGAAGAGAGCGCGGTATCGAGATATGGACACTCGTTAACACCTGACGAGCCGGTCATATTAGAGGAGAACGGCGACGATTACGCCGCCTGGTCCATATCGCACTCACATAATAAATATTCACCGAACTTTAAATCTCATTCTCCTTCCCAG CAGAGTTCCTATATAGATATGTACAGTCCTTGTGGATCGAGTCCTGGCCGCAGCGGAGCCTACATGCAAATGAATTCAGGAACAGGACACTCGCATTCACGAGGCACATCCTTAATTGAGGAGAGTAGCACTTTACCAGAGGGTTATGTACCTATGGCGCCCGTTGGAAACAACGGATACGTCGATATGGATCCTTCACATAGTCATAATGGCCATTTTCCTGATGATATGTCGCAACACGGTGGCAGTAGTTGTTCTGTCACTTCTGGTACACCTAGTACGGACTTACGATTCTCCGAATATCATTTGGATAAAGTGTCGAGTTTTCTACCTCCTGGGGATGACTTAACTAGACCAGTTAGAGCCTATTCCATCGGTTCTCGACCGGAACCTTCAAATAGGCATCGTAAAAATAG GTTGGATATTACTCAACAAGAAGCGAGTCGGGTACGAGCATTCTCTGTAGGCAGTAGATCTAAGAAACCGGAGATTGGGAGGTTTGCGAATATAATAAATGCAGCAATGTTAGCTGGCTCTGATAACCCAAATTCCAGCAAGTCGAATTCAGCACCATTGTTGTCCAGTTCTTGGGGACATAACTCTGGTTGTTCTGTAAATTCGGAGCGTATGGAGGATTTGATGGAATTGGACTTCACGAAGCCTAGTATTTCTACGACTTTCAATTCATCACCTTCGTCATATTCGCAGTCACAATCACGGTCATATTCTTATTCTACTGCCAATGACACCAGTTCCTATGTTGATATGTCTCCTGGACAACCGCCCTCATCGAACATTGCTCCTTACGTTGATATGAGCCGCATAAATAAG ATCAatcgtaataacaataataatacaatcaCTGCCAATCAAAATCATAGTCACATACATATATCATCTTCTGCTTCTACACATAAACCTATAATTACTACTTTGAAGCCGGTGGAGGAAGCAGAAGCGCCATATGTAAGAATGGATGGAGTAGTCGAAGATTGGTCCCAATCCAACACAAGTCCTAAACAAATTTCGTCGCCTATGCAAGAAGAATGCGTGCAATCAAATGGACCACCAG GTGTGACGAGAACTGCACCGGTTGATCTTCCACGGCGGCCGCCTGTCGATTATGTTGATATGAATTTCAAATCAAGAACAATTCTAGAACAAGATTATATGAACATGGACTTGAGTAATCGAAACAATCGCAAAACAACGCGGACAGGTAGTCGTAAGGAAAAATTACGTTCGCAACCGATTGCGATTCAAGCGGGCAACAAACCTTTAAAAACACCTAATTTCTTACCCTTGAATGGAAGTCCGGAATCGGAAAGTTTAGCAAGTACTCCTGCATCGCCTCCGCGGGCGACACCAACAGGTTCCTCGGCAACAATCTTCCCATTCTCTCTGAATAGTCCACAGTCACCCGAAAAGTCTTTTGGCCATCAAAAGAATAACGAGGAATCTTCGGCATTGAGTATGACTATCaaaaacgatcgagcgattGTGGAATCAGCGAATAGGGTGAATTCTGTTTTGGTGACCGAAGGAAGTAGCTTGTCGAAGGTAATCAACGATAGACCGTCTAGTCCTGCAGGAAAGGATAACCGAGTGATATCGAATTTGTTATCGTCGCAAGAGAATATGTTGTACTCTCTAACGAAAAACTTCGCCGATTTGACCGTATCGAAGCCCCGTTTAATAACTGCATCTCCTAACACCAGTCCCACGTTATCCGGGTTTAAAACAACGGAAAATGCAGAAAAGCAGCCGACGTCGCCGAAAATTCTGGAAGAGACGCCAACGCCTACACCTACGGCTACGTCAAGTCCATTAGAGAATGAAAATTTCGATAAACTACAGTCGGATGCAACAAATTTGCACTACGCTAGCCTTGATCTTCCGGAGACTGGAAGCGTGGCGCCAGTATCGCCAGCGACTCAAGACAGCTTCAATTATGCTGAAATCGACTTCCAGAAACTTAAGCCAAATTAA
- the chico gene encoding insulin receptor substrate 1 chico isoform X3, protein MSSGRGIVSPSGGPVVRCGHVKKLKTQKKKFFILRGEAPGFPACLEYHDSKKKFESGQPPKRSILLNGCFNINKRVGTKHKHVIALYTKDECFCLMLENEKELNEWLKDMLLLQSGDVPDGEQPRPIFEHVWQVIMQKKGLGERKNIYGPYRLCLTDRMLSLVKSGGADSSDTLDFPLVYIRRCGHMDRIFYMEVGRSAVTGGGELWMEAEDSNITHNMHAAILNAMTNSRNDKDDVGPQQRMRSSSATEASKPIFVQRRHAGQKFHNFSPLEEHRTHKEQVEAVQEQEQSNQTQSTSSCNTVTAVAGTGAGTAGIASTNTNCATTTRRRHSVASHPNFLNNPQSIHVTTTTTTTTTTTSITVTTTATVTTTTTTATISHQRTLSLPLAAVIINQMQSSKRSVLRCPNGRDRCDSLPSRARTTSESHPTTVLSHPRSTHFVPHILRPHSMCGGKPLSYSPPITSMPISPASVACSTDSAGSSFSMDDGGENALEESAVSRYGHSLTPDEPVILEENGDDYAAWSISHSHNKYSPNFKSHSPSQQSSYIDMYSPCGSSPGRSGAYMQMNSGTGHSHSRGTSLIEESSTLPEGYVPMAPVGNNGYVDMDPSHSHNGHFPDDMSQHGGSSCSVTSGTPSTDLRFSEYHLDKVSSFLPPGDDLTRPVRAYSIGSRPEPSNRHRKNRLDITQQEASRVRAFSVGSRSKKPEIGRFANIINAAMLAGSDNPNSSKSNSAPLLSSSWGHNSGCSVNSERMEDLMELDFTKPSISTTFNSSPSSYSQSQSRSYSYSTANDTSSYVDMSPGQPPSSNIAPYVDMSRINKPVEEAEAPYVRMDGVVEDWSQSNTSPKQISSPMQEECVQSNGPPGVTRTAPVDLPRRPPVDYVDMNFKSRTILEQDYMNMDLSNRNNRKTTRTGSRKEKLRSQPIAIQAGNKPLKTPNFLPLNGSPESESLASTPASPPRATPTGSSATIFPFSLNSPQSPEKSFGHQKNNEESSALSMTIKNDRAIVESANRVNSVLVTEGSSLSKVINDRPSSPAGKDNRVISNLLSSQENMLYSLTKNFADLTVSKPRLITASPNTSPTLSGFKTTENAEKQPTSPKILEETPTPTPTATSSPLENENFDKLQSDATNLHYASLDLPETGSVAPVSPATQDSFNYAEIDFQKLKPN, encoded by the exons ATGTCTTCGGGCAGGGGTATAGTCTCCCCTTCAGGAGGTCCCGTTGTTCGCTGCGGACATGTAAAGAAACTAAAAACCCAAAAGAAGAAATTCTTCATTCTAAGAGGCGAGGCGCCAGGATTCCCCGCCTGCCTCGAATATCATGATAGCAAAAAGAAGTTCGAGAGCGGGCAACCGCCGAAGCGTAGCATCTTGCTAAACGGCTGTTTTAATATCAATAAACGCGTGGGCACCAAACATAAGCACGTTATCGCGTTGTACACGAAAGACGAATGCTTTTGCTTGATGCTCGAGAACGAAAAAGAGCTGAACGAATGGCTAAAGGACATGCTTTTACTTCAGAGCGGAGATGTGCCCGATGGAGAGCAACCACGGCCTATATTTG aaCATGTATGGCAAGTTATAATGCAGAAAAAAGGACTTGGTGAACGAAAGAATATTTATGGTCCCTATAGGCTATGTTTAACTGATCGAATGTTAAGTCTGGTGAAAAGTGGGGGAGCAGATAGTTCAGATACTCTTGATTTTCCT cTGGTTTATATCAGACGATGCGGGCATATGGATCGCATCTTCTATATGGAAGTAGGTCGTTCAGCAGTTACCGGTGGTGGAGAATTGTGGATGGAAGCTGAAGACAGCAATATTACACATAATATGCATGCTGCTATCCTGAATGCTATGACTAATTCTAGAAACGACAAAGATGATGTGGGACCACAGCAAAGGATGCGTAGCTCTTCAGCAACCGAGGCCAGCAAACCAATCTTTGTCCAACGGCGTCATGCTGGACAAAAGTTTCATAATTTTTCACCCTTGG AGGAACACAGGACGCACAAGGAGCAGGTGGAAGCAGTTCAGGAACAGGAGCAGTCTAATCAGACTCAGAGTACCTCTTCTTGCAATACAGTCACGG CCGTTGCTGGTACCGGGGCTGGAACTGCTGGGATTGCCTCGACTAATACCAACTGTGCCACTACCACTAGACGTCGTCATTCGGTAGCGAGTCATCCCAATTTCCTGAATAATCCCCAATCCATTCATGTTACGactacaactacaactacaacaacaaccaccTCTATCACCGTCACTACGACCGCTACCGTGACCACCACAACCACAACCGCGACAATATCCCATCAGAGAACCCTGTCGCTGCCCTTAGCCGCAGTTATTATCAATCAAATGCAATCATCTAAAAGATCAGTTTTACGCT GTCCGAACGGTCGTGACAGATGCGACAGTTTGCCGTCGAGGGCCCGCACCACTAGCGAAAGTCATCCTACAACGGTACTGAGTCATCCTAGGAGTACTCATTTTGTACCTCACATACTGAGACCCCATTCGATGTGCGGGGGAAAACCTCTTTCCTATTCACCACCGATCACCTCGATGCCTATCAGTCCAGCTTCTGTGGCCTGTTCTACAGATTCTGCGGGGTCGTCCTTTTCGATGGACGATGGTGGCGAAAACGCTTTAGAAGAGAGCGCGGTATCGAGATATGGACACTCGTTAACACCTGACGAGCCGGTCATATTAGAGGAGAACGGCGACGATTACGCCGCCTGGTCCATATCGCACTCACATAATAAATATTCACCGAACTTTAAATCTCATTCTCCTTCCCAG CAGAGTTCCTATATAGATATGTACAGTCCTTGTGGATCGAGTCCTGGCCGCAGCGGAGCCTACATGCAAATGAATTCAGGAACAGGACACTCGCATTCACGAGGCACATCCTTAATTGAGGAGAGTAGCACTTTACCAGAGGGTTATGTACCTATGGCGCCCGTTGGAAACAACGGATACGTCGATATGGATCCTTCACATAGTCATAATGGCCATTTTCCTGATGATATGTCGCAACACGGTGGCAGTAGTTGTTCTGTCACTTCTGGTACACCTAGTACGGACTTACGATTCTCCGAATATCATTTGGATAAAGTGTCGAGTTTTCTACCTCCTGGGGATGACTTAACTAGACCAGTTAGAGCCTATTCCATCGGTTCTCGACCGGAACCTTCAAATAGGCATCGTAAAAATAG GTTGGATATTACTCAACAAGAAGCGAGTCGGGTACGAGCATTCTCTGTAGGCAGTAGATCTAAGAAACCGGAGATTGGGAGGTTTGCGAATATAATAAATGCAGCAATGTTAGCTGGCTCTGATAACCCAAATTCCAGCAAGTCGAATTCAGCACCATTGTTGTCCAGTTCTTGGGGACATAACTCTGGTTGTTCTGTAAATTCGGAGCGTATGGAGGATTTGATGGAATTGGACTTCACGAAGCCTAGTATTTCTACGACTTTCAATTCATCACCTTCGTCATATTCGCAGTCACAATCACGGTCATATTCTTATTCTACTGCCAATGACACCAGTTCCTATGTTGATATGTCTCCTGGACAACCGCCCTCATCGAACATTGCTCCTTACGTTGATATGAGCCGCATAAATAAG CCGGTGGAGGAAGCAGAAGCGCCATATGTAAGAATGGATGGAGTAGTCGAAGATTGGTCCCAATCCAACACAAGTCCTAAACAAATTTCGTCGCCTATGCAAGAAGAATGCGTGCAATCAAATGGACCACCAG GTGTGACGAGAACTGCACCGGTTGATCTTCCACGGCGGCCGCCTGTCGATTATGTTGATATGAATTTCAAATCAAGAACAATTCTAGAACAAGATTATATGAACATGGACTTGAGTAATCGAAACAATCGCAAAACAACGCGGACAGGTAGTCGTAAGGAAAAATTACGTTCGCAACCGATTGCGATTCAAGCGGGCAACAAACCTTTAAAAACACCTAATTTCTTACCCTTGAATGGAAGTCCGGAATCGGAAAGTTTAGCAAGTACTCCTGCATCGCCTCCGCGGGCGACACCAACAGGTTCCTCGGCAACAATCTTCCCATTCTCTCTGAATAGTCCACAGTCACCCGAAAAGTCTTTTGGCCATCAAAAGAATAACGAGGAATCTTCGGCATTGAGTATGACTATCaaaaacgatcgagcgattGTGGAATCAGCGAATAGGGTGAATTCTGTTTTGGTGACCGAAGGAAGTAGCTTGTCGAAGGTAATCAACGATAGACCGTCTAGTCCTGCAGGAAAGGATAACCGAGTGATATCGAATTTGTTATCGTCGCAAGAGAATATGTTGTACTCTCTAACGAAAAACTTCGCCGATTTGACCGTATCGAAGCCCCGTTTAATAACTGCATCTCCTAACACCAGTCCCACGTTATCCGGGTTTAAAACAACGGAAAATGCAGAAAAGCAGCCGACGTCGCCGAAAATTCTGGAAGAGACGCCAACGCCTACACCTACGGCTACGTCAAGTCCATTAGAGAATGAAAATTTCGATAAACTACAGTCGGATGCAACAAATTTGCACTACGCTAGCCTTGATCTTCCGGAGACTGGAAGCGTGGCGCCAGTATCGCCAGCGACTCAAGACAGCTTCAATTATGCTGAAATCGACTTCCAGAAACTTAAGCCAAATTAA
- the chico gene encoding insulin receptor substrate 1 chico isoform X5 produces the protein MSSGRGIVSPSGGPVVRCGHVKKLKTQKKKFFILRGEAPGFPACLEYHDSKKKFESGQPPKRSILLNGCFNINKRVGTKHKHVIALYTKDECFCLMLENEKELNEWLKDMLLLQSGDVPDGEQPRPIFEHVWQVIMQKKGLGERKNIYGPYRLCLTDRMLSLVKSGGADSSDTLDFPLVYIRRCGHMDRIFYMEVGRSAVTGGGELWMEAEDSNITHNMHAAILNAMTNSRNDKDDVGPQQRMRSSSATEASKPIFVQRRHAGQKFHNFSPLGPNGRDRCDSLPSRARTTSESHPTTVLSHPRSTHFVPHILRPHSMCGGKPLSYSPPITSMPISPASVACSTDSAGSSFSMDDGGENALEESAVSRYGHSLTPDEPVILEENGDDYAAWSISHSHNKYSPNFKSHSPSQQSSYIDMYSPCGSSPGRSGAYMQMNSGTGHSHSRGTSLIEESSTLPEGYVPMAPVGNNGYVDMDPSHSHNGHFPDDMSQHGGSSCSVTSGTPSTDLRFSEYHLDKVSSFLPPGDDLTRPVRAYSIGSRPEPSNRHRKNRLDITQQEASRVRAFSVGSRSKKPEIGRFANIINAAMLAGSDNPNSSKSNSAPLLSSSWGHNSGCSVNSERMEDLMELDFTKPSISTTFNSSPSSYSQSQSRSYSYSTANDTSSYVDMSPGQPPSSNIAPYVDMSRINKINRNNNNNTITANQNHSHIHISSSASTHKPIITTLKPVEEAEAPYVRMDGVVEDWSQSNTSPKQISSPMQEECVQSNGPPGVTRTAPVDLPRRPPVDYVDMNFKSRTILEQDYMNMDLSNRNNRKTTRTGSRKEKLRSQPIAIQAGNKPLKTPNFLPLNGSPESESLASTPASPPRATPTGSSATIFPFSLNSPQSPEKSFGHQKNNEESSALSMTIKNDRAIVESANRVNSVLVTEGSSLSKVINDRPSSPAGKDNRVISNLLSSQENMLYSLTKNFADLTVSKPRLITASPNTSPTLSGFKTTENAEKQPTSPKILEETPTPTPTATSSPLENENFDKLQSDATNLHYASLDLPETGSVAPVSPATQDSFNYAEIDFQKLKPN, from the exons ATGTCTTCGGGCAGGGGTATAGTCTCCCCTTCAGGAGGTCCCGTTGTTCGCTGCGGACATGTAAAGAAACTAAAAACCCAAAAGAAGAAATTCTTCATTCTAAGAGGCGAGGCGCCAGGATTCCCCGCCTGCCTCGAATATCATGATAGCAAAAAGAAGTTCGAGAGCGGGCAACCGCCGAAGCGTAGCATCTTGCTAAACGGCTGTTTTAATATCAATAAACGCGTGGGCACCAAACATAAGCACGTTATCGCGTTGTACACGAAAGACGAATGCTTTTGCTTGATGCTCGAGAACGAAAAAGAGCTGAACGAATGGCTAAAGGACATGCTTTTACTTCAGAGCGGAGATGTGCCCGATGGAGAGCAACCACGGCCTATATTTG aaCATGTATGGCAAGTTATAATGCAGAAAAAAGGACTTGGTGAACGAAAGAATATTTATGGTCCCTATAGGCTATGTTTAACTGATCGAATGTTAAGTCTGGTGAAAAGTGGGGGAGCAGATAGTTCAGATACTCTTGATTTTCCT cTGGTTTATATCAGACGATGCGGGCATATGGATCGCATCTTCTATATGGAAGTAGGTCGTTCAGCAGTTACCGGTGGTGGAGAATTGTGGATGGAAGCTGAAGACAGCAATATTACACATAATATGCATGCTGCTATCCTGAATGCTATGACTAATTCTAGAAACGACAAAGATGATGTGGGACCACAGCAAAGGATGCGTAGCTCTTCAGCAACCGAGGCCAGCAAACCAATCTTTGTCCAACGGCGTCATGCTGGACAAAAGTTTCATAATTTTTCACCCTTGG GTCCGAACGGTCGTGACAGATGCGACAGTTTGCCGTCGAGGGCCCGCACCACTAGCGAAAGTCATCCTACAACGGTACTGAGTCATCCTAGGAGTACTCATTTTGTACCTCACATACTGAGACCCCATTCGATGTGCGGGGGAAAACCTCTTTCCTATTCACCACCGATCACCTCGATGCCTATCAGTCCAGCTTCTGTGGCCTGTTCTACAGATTCTGCGGGGTCGTCCTTTTCGATGGACGATGGTGGCGAAAACGCTTTAGAAGAGAGCGCGGTATCGAGATATGGACACTCGTTAACACCTGACGAGCCGGTCATATTAGAGGAGAACGGCGACGATTACGCCGCCTGGTCCATATCGCACTCACATAATAAATATTCACCGAACTTTAAATCTCATTCTCCTTCCCAG CAGAGTTCCTATATAGATATGTACAGTCCTTGTGGATCGAGTCCTGGCCGCAGCGGAGCCTACATGCAAATGAATTCAGGAACAGGACACTCGCATTCACGAGGCACATCCTTAATTGAGGAGAGTAGCACTTTACCAGAGGGTTATGTACCTATGGCGCCCGTTGGAAACAACGGATACGTCGATATGGATCCTTCACATAGTCATAATGGCCATTTTCCTGATGATATGTCGCAACACGGTGGCAGTAGTTGTTCTGTCACTTCTGGTACACCTAGTACGGACTTACGATTCTCCGAATATCATTTGGATAAAGTGTCGAGTTTTCTACCTCCTGGGGATGACTTAACTAGACCAGTTAGAGCCTATTCCATCGGTTCTCGACCGGAACCTTCAAATAGGCATCGTAAAAATAG GTTGGATATTACTCAACAAGAAGCGAGTCGGGTACGAGCATTCTCTGTAGGCAGTAGATCTAAGAAACCGGAGATTGGGAGGTTTGCGAATATAATAAATGCAGCAATGTTAGCTGGCTCTGATAACCCAAATTCCAGCAAGTCGAATTCAGCACCATTGTTGTCCAGTTCTTGGGGACATAACTCTGGTTGTTCTGTAAATTCGGAGCGTATGGAGGATTTGATGGAATTGGACTTCACGAAGCCTAGTATTTCTACGACTTTCAATTCATCACCTTCGTCATATTCGCAGTCACAATCACGGTCATATTCTTATTCTACTGCCAATGACACCAGTTCCTATGTTGATATGTCTCCTGGACAACCGCCCTCATCGAACATTGCTCCTTACGTTGATATGAGCCGCATAAATAAG ATCAatcgtaataacaataataatacaatcaCTGCCAATCAAAATCATAGTCACATACATATATCATCTTCTGCTTCTACACATAAACCTATAATTACTACTTTGAAGCCGGTGGAGGAAGCAGAAGCGCCATATGTAAGAATGGATGGAGTAGTCGAAGATTGGTCCCAATCCAACACAAGTCCTAAACAAATTTCGTCGCCTATGCAAGAAGAATGCGTGCAATCAAATGGACCACCAG GTGTGACGAGAACTGCACCGGTTGATCTTCCACGGCGGCCGCCTGTCGATTATGTTGATATGAATTTCAAATCAAGAACAATTCTAGAACAAGATTATATGAACATGGACTTGAGTAATCGAAACAATCGCAAAACAACGCGGACAGGTAGTCGTAAGGAAAAATTACGTTCGCAACCGATTGCGATTCAAGCGGGCAACAAACCTTTAAAAACACCTAATTTCTTACCCTTGAATGGAAGTCCGGAATCGGAAAGTTTAGCAAGTACTCCTGCATCGCCTCCGCGGGCGACACCAACAGGTTCCTCGGCAACAATCTTCCCATTCTCTCTGAATAGTCCACAGTCACCCGAAAAGTCTTTTGGCCATCAAAAGAATAACGAGGAATCTTCGGCATTGAGTATGACTATCaaaaacgatcgagcgattGTGGAATCAGCGAATAGGGTGAATTCTGTTTTGGTGACCGAAGGAAGTAGCTTGTCGAAGGTAATCAACGATAGACCGTCTAGTCCTGCAGGAAAGGATAACCGAGTGATATCGAATTTGTTATCGTCGCAAGAGAATATGTTGTACTCTCTAACGAAAAACTTCGCCGATTTGACCGTATCGAAGCCCCGTTTAATAACTGCATCTCCTAACACCAGTCCCACGTTATCCGGGTTTAAAACAACGGAAAATGCAGAAAAGCAGCCGACGTCGCCGAAAATTCTGGAAGAGACGCCAACGCCTACACCTACGGCTACGTCAAGTCCATTAGAGAATGAAAATTTCGATAAACTACAGTCGGATGCAACAAATTTGCACTACGCTAGCCTTGATCTTCCGGAGACTGGAAGCGTGGCGCCAGTATCGCCAGCGACTCAAGACAGCTTCAATTATGCTGAAATCGACTTCCAGAAACTTAAGCCAAATTAA